The Streptomyces europaeiscabiei genome window below encodes:
- a CDS encoding amidase domain-containing protein translates to MRSRTLSLAGSTLTAAVLATALLPVTAASATASTPKVTSATKDAFGRVADNVLTDRTAVLLGSKAARKSLKPTGGVKLSSGQKKAEDGKLSALRSTKSRLADLGEAYTSADTKVTVDSAKVKGTKATVKVTETTTLKYKKIRGDEPASTGFDAHHVLTFAAQADGTWQLTAMRSTDGGAPRINEPAAPAADAKLSRTPMAIISAPKAATTRNPVAKPKTLTGGAYNYNAMATYTEKYWKNYNSAYRKYNSAGGDCTNYLSQGLLAGGWKQISTVTPEEYDTWYYASNGTADAWIGVNEWSWFTQTAKRTTALANVYQMDIGDVLQVDFNKDGDKDHSMMTTYRSSSGVPYLTYHDADTYRRSVASIIASYPTANYYAYRT, encoded by the coding sequence GTGAGATCAAGGACGTTGAGCCTCGCAGGCTCGACCCTCACGGCGGCCGTGCTGGCCACCGCGCTGCTGCCTGTCACGGCCGCGAGCGCCACCGCGTCGACGCCCAAGGTCACGAGCGCCACCAAGGACGCCTTCGGCCGTGTCGCGGACAACGTGCTCACCGACCGCACGGCCGTCCTGCTCGGCAGCAAGGCCGCCCGCAAGTCGCTGAAGCCCACCGGTGGCGTCAAGCTGTCGTCCGGCCAGAAGAAGGCCGAGGACGGCAAGCTGAGCGCCCTGCGCTCCACCAAGTCCCGCCTCGCGGACCTGGGTGAGGCCTACACCTCGGCCGACACCAAGGTCACCGTCGACAGTGCCAAGGTCAAGGGCACGAAGGCCACGGTCAAGGTCACCGAGACCACGACCCTCAAGTACAAGAAGATACGTGGCGACGAGCCCGCCTCCACGGGCTTCGACGCGCACCACGTGCTGACCTTCGCCGCTCAGGCGGACGGCACCTGGCAGCTGACCGCGATGCGCTCCACCGACGGCGGCGCCCCGCGCATCAACGAGCCCGCGGCCCCGGCGGCGGACGCCAAGCTGAGCCGTACGCCGATGGCGATCATCAGCGCCCCGAAGGCGGCCACCACCCGCAACCCCGTGGCCAAGCCGAAGACGCTCACGGGCGGCGCGTACAACTACAACGCCATGGCGACGTACACCGAGAAGTACTGGAAGAACTACAACTCGGCGTACCGCAAGTACAACTCGGCGGGCGGTGACTGCACCAACTACCTCAGCCAGGGTCTCCTGGCGGGCGGCTGGAAGCAGATCTCCACGGTCACGCCCGAGGAGTACGACACCTGGTACTACGCGTCGAACGGTACGGCCGACGCCTGGATCGGCGTCAACGAGTGGTCCTGGTTCACCCAGACCGCCAAGCGGACCACCGCGCTCGCTAACGTCTACCAGATGGACATCGGCGACGTGCTGCAGGTCGACTTCAACAAGGATGGCGACAAGGACCACTCCATGATGACGACCTACCGCAGCTCCAGCGGCGTCCCGTACCTGACCTACCACGACGCGGACACCTACCGCCGTTCGGTCGCGAGCATCATCGCCTCGTACCCGACCGCGAACTACTACGCGTACCGCACCTGA
- a CDS encoding polysaccharide deacetylase family protein, which yields MKPGSKPQKGRRRKARSPRRTTRPQFLTLAALLVVASLGGGYMVLNQSADTAPTASSAGSGGKGSTKNSSEPQWDGRTKVIGDGSTSYTGPQKGRLKAVPLKKGEKPPQFVVFSWDGALAGDDNLFQHYRELAKKYDAHMTFFLTGIYLLPKEKRDLYDPPQHDKGAAAISYPTDDHVRTTLEQLGKAWEEGNEIGTHFNGHFCGAKGGGDWSVAEWKQEIKEFNSFVANWKTNTGDTDLDPLPFSIDAIKGGRAPCLEGQDNLLKAVKDFGYRYDASSPGAYQVWPGKKNGIWDFPLQMLPYNDEYQALSMDFNFLYNQSDGQTQGDPAMFPTWQQETIDTYMAGFNRVYYGSRAPLLIGNHFEQWNGGIYMNAVDEVIKNVCVKKDVKCVSFDELADWMDVQSPETLANLRGLDPAQAPSDWASVVK from the coding sequence ATGAAGCCTGGCAGCAAGCCGCAGAAGGGCCGCCGTCGCAAAGCGCGCTCGCCGCGCCGTACCACCCGCCCGCAGTTCCTGACGCTGGCAGCGCTCCTCGTGGTCGCCTCGCTGGGCGGCGGCTACATGGTGCTGAATCAGTCGGCCGACACCGCGCCGACCGCCTCGTCGGCCGGCAGCGGGGGGAAGGGGTCCACGAAGAACTCCTCGGAACCCCAGTGGGACGGCAGGACGAAGGTCATCGGGGACGGCTCGACCTCCTACACCGGCCCGCAGAAGGGGCGGCTGAAGGCCGTACCGCTCAAGAAGGGCGAGAAGCCGCCGCAGTTCGTCGTCTTCTCCTGGGACGGCGCGCTCGCCGGCGACGACAACCTGTTCCAGCACTACCGGGAACTGGCGAAGAAGTACGACGCCCACATGACGTTCTTCCTCACCGGCATCTACCTGCTGCCCAAGGAGAAGCGGGACCTCTACGACCCGCCCCAGCACGACAAGGGCGCCGCCGCGATCAGCTACCCCACCGACGACCACGTCCGCACCACGCTGGAGCAGCTCGGCAAGGCGTGGGAGGAGGGCAACGAGATAGGCACCCACTTCAACGGTCACTTCTGCGGCGCGAAGGGCGGCGGCGACTGGAGCGTGGCGGAGTGGAAGCAGGAGATCAAGGAGTTCAACTCCTTCGTCGCCAACTGGAAGACCAACACCGGGGACACCGACCTCGACCCGCTGCCCTTCTCCATCGACGCCATCAAGGGCGGCCGCGCCCCCTGCCTGGAGGGCCAGGACAACCTGCTGAAGGCCGTCAAGGACTTCGGCTACCGCTACGACGCCAGCTCGCCGGGCGCCTACCAGGTGTGGCCCGGCAAGAAGAACGGCATCTGGGACTTCCCGCTGCAGATGCTCCCGTACAACGACGAGTACCAGGCGCTGTCGATGGACTTCAACTTCCTCTACAACCAGTCCGACGGCCAGACCCAGGGCGACCCGGCGATGTTCCCGACCTGGCAGCAGGAGACCATCGACACCTACATGGCCGGCTTCAACCGCGTGTACTACGGCAGCCGGGCACCCCTGCTCATCGGCAACCACTTCGAGCAGTGGAACGGCGGCATCTACATGAACGCCGTCGACGAGGTCATCAAGAACGTGTGCGTGAAGAAGGACGTGAAGTGCGTGTCCTTCGACGAACTCGCCGACTGGATGGACGTCCAGTCCCCGGAGACCCTGGCGAACCTGCGCGGACTCGACCCCGCCCAGGCCCCGTCCGACTGGGCATCGGTCGTGAAATAA
- a CDS encoding transglycosylase domain-containing protein: MQLKLPPAPADETMQLRLPEPGAFEIPQDQAKPGGRGRRKAPRPSVLARLTAVAGSRLAPFAPFARQLRPHYPRPGRTDWRRWVPSWRQSLGAAGLAVGASGMFLTVAYAATDIPDDLNTFATQQDNVYFWSDGTPMARTGWVRRQAMPLKDVPEDVRWAVLAAENASFYSDPGISVSGITRALVRTVGEGDTQGGSTITQQYVKNVYLSQDRSLGRKFDEAMIALKLDNKMSKDKILEGYLNTSWFGRGTYGIQRASQAYYGKDVSDLNVSEAAVLSSLLKGAGLYDPSLSKANHARTVERWEWILDRMVAIGKLSKAERAKYTKFPEPIEQANQYDTGKQSDYLVRLASQYAKKAANLTDQEFDRGGYQIYTTFDKDRQTELTDAVTKARKAVRKDYPKKAKDAHFGASSVDADGRILAVYGGPDHRKQGFNESNATTVPSGSAFLPFVYAAGLEHGVVKQRGGEATPVTPATVYDGNDAVPVTTPEGPYWDRDGDQVSAHNDGKKSWGPITLHDALAGSVNTPFMQLGMDTGLDKVRDTAEAAGLLSSSLGAQVPALSVGSATPSAIRMASGYSTFAARGKHTEPYSVRKVTHNGSRVALNNPKPKRAVGADVAAEVTSALTDAFRADHPTSPGAASFEVAGKGGTTQNDKAAWYVGTARDVSTAVVVYRIDLARSLEPLPLDGIAGTPNSGVPYDIWSSAMSIG; this comes from the coding sequence ATGCAGTTGAAGCTCCCCCCTGCCCCGGCGGACGAGACCATGCAGCTGCGGCTGCCCGAGCCGGGTGCGTTCGAGATCCCGCAGGACCAGGCGAAGCCAGGGGGAAGAGGCCGGCGCAAGGCGCCCAGGCCGTCCGTTCTGGCCAGACTCACCGCCGTCGCCGGCTCGCGGCTGGCCCCCTTCGCTCCCTTCGCCCGCCAGCTGCGTCCGCACTACCCGCGCCCGGGCCGGACCGACTGGCGCCGCTGGGTCCCGTCGTGGAGGCAGTCGCTGGGAGCCGCCGGTCTGGCCGTGGGCGCCAGCGGCATGTTCCTCACCGTCGCGTACGCCGCCACGGACATACCGGACGACCTCAACACCTTCGCCACCCAGCAGGACAACGTGTACTTCTGGTCCGACGGCACCCCCATGGCCCGTACCGGCTGGGTGCGGCGCCAGGCGATGCCGCTGAAGGACGTCCCCGAGGACGTGCGCTGGGCGGTCCTCGCGGCGGAGAACGCGAGCTTCTACTCCGACCCCGGCATCTCCGTCAGCGGCATCACCCGCGCCCTGGTGCGCACCGTCGGCGAGGGTGACACCCAGGGTGGCTCGACGATCACCCAGCAGTACGTAAAGAACGTGTACCTGTCCCAGGACCGCTCGCTCGGCCGCAAGTTCGACGAGGCGATGATCGCCCTCAAACTCGACAACAAGATGAGCAAGGACAAGATCCTGGAGGGGTACCTCAACACCAGCTGGTTCGGCCGCGGCACCTACGGCATCCAGCGGGCGTCCCAGGCGTACTACGGCAAGGACGTCAGCGACCTGAACGTCAGCGAGGCCGCGGTCCTCTCCTCCCTCCTCAAGGGTGCGGGGCTCTACGACCCCTCTCTCAGCAAGGCCAACCACGCGCGGACGGTCGAACGCTGGGAGTGGATCCTGGACCGGATGGTGGCCATCGGGAAGCTGTCCAAGGCCGAGCGCGCCAAGTACACGAAGTTCCCCGAACCGATCGAACAGGCGAACCAGTACGACACCGGCAAGCAGAGCGACTACCTGGTGCGGCTTGCCTCCCAGTACGCGAAGAAGGCCGCGAACCTCACCGACCAGGAGTTCGACCGGGGCGGCTACCAGATCTACACGACCTTCGACAAGGACCGGCAGACCGAGCTGACCGACGCCGTCACCAAGGCGCGCAAGGCCGTGCGGAAGGACTATCCGAAGAAGGCGAAGGACGCCCACTTCGGGGCCTCCTCGGTCGACGCCGACGGGCGGATCCTCGCCGTCTACGGTGGCCCCGACCACCGTAAACAGGGCTTCAACGAGTCGAACGCGACCACCGTCCCGTCCGGCTCGGCCTTCCTGCCGTTCGTCTACGCCGCCGGCCTGGAACACGGCGTCGTCAAGCAGCGCGGCGGCGAGGCTACACCTGTAACCCCGGCGACGGTCTACGACGGCAACGACGCCGTCCCGGTGACCACGCCCGAGGGGCCGTACTGGGACCGGGACGGCGATCAGGTCTCCGCCCACAACGACGGCAAGAAGTCCTGGGGCCCGATCACCCTGCACGACGCGCTCGCCGGATCGGTGAACACACCGTTCATGCAGCTCGGCATGGACACCGGGCTGGACAAGGTGCGCGACACCGCCGAGGCGGCCGGACTGCTCTCCTCCAGCCTCGGGGCCCAGGTGCCCGCGCTGTCCGTGGGCAGCGCCACGCCCAGCGCGATCCGTATGGCCAGCGGCTACAGCACCTTCGCCGCCCGGGGCAAGCACACCGAGCCGTACTCCGTGCGCAAGGTGACGCACAACGGGTCCAGGGTCGCGCTGAACAACCCGAAGCCGAAACGTGCGGTGGGCGCCGACGTGGCCGCCGAGGTCACCTCGGCCCTCACGGACGCCTTCCGCGCCGACCACCCCACCTCGCCCGGCGCCGCCTCCTTCGAGGTGGCCGGCAAGGGCGGGACCACACAGAACGACAAGGCCGCCTGGTACGTCGGCACGGCGCGGGACGTGTCGACCGCCGTCGTCGTCTACCGCATCGACCTCGCCAGGAGCCTGGAGCCGCTGCCGCTCGACGGGATCGCCGGAACGCCCAACTCCGGAGTCCCCTACGACATCTGGTCCAGTGCGATGAGTATCGGCTGA
- a CDS encoding FmdB family zinc ribbon protein: protein MPRYEYRCRTCGDTFELSRPMAESSAPADCPEGHSDTVKLLSTVAVGGSAAASAPAPRAGGGGGGCCGGGCCG from the coding sequence ATGCCTCGCTACGAGTACCGCTGCCGGACCTGCGGCGACACCTTCGAACTGAGCCGCCCGATGGCCGAGTCGTCCGCCCCCGCGGACTGCCCCGAAGGCCACTCCGACACGGTCAAACTCCTGTCGACGGTCGCCGTCGGGGGTTCGGCCGCCGCGTCCGCACCCGCGCCCCGGGCGGGCGGTGGGGGCGGCGGATGCTGTGGCGGCGGCTGCTGCGGCTGA
- a CDS encoding DedA family protein yields the protein MQAESMSGAPLWIIGLMDLLGAPGAGLAVALENLFPPIPSEVILPLAGFAASTGQMSLLAALLWTTAGSVVGALALYGVGALLGRDRTVAIAARLPLVKVADIEKTEAWFLRHGTKAIFFGRMIPVFRSLISVPAGVERMPLPVFTLLTTLGSALWNTAFVLAGYFLGANWTEVTAIASTYSKIVLGAAALALLAFALARFQKGRSDSRRAGARGSDTCGSAAQARQATDHPQPADHSSPTP from the coding sequence ATGCAAGCGGAGTCGATGAGCGGCGCGCCCCTGTGGATCATCGGTCTGATGGATCTGCTGGGCGCGCCGGGCGCGGGCCTCGCCGTCGCGCTGGAGAACCTCTTCCCGCCGATCCCAAGCGAGGTCATCCTCCCCCTCGCCGGTTTCGCCGCGAGCACCGGGCAGATGAGCCTCCTGGCCGCGCTGCTGTGGACCACCGCGGGCTCCGTCGTCGGCGCCCTGGCCCTCTACGGAGTCGGCGCCCTCCTCGGCCGCGACCGCACGGTCGCCATCGCCGCCAGGCTGCCCCTGGTCAAGGTCGCGGACATCGAGAAGACGGAGGCCTGGTTCCTCAGGCACGGCACCAAGGCGATCTTCTTCGGCCGCATGATCCCCGTCTTCCGCAGCCTGATCTCCGTACCGGCCGGGGTGGAACGCATGCCCCTGCCCGTCTTCACCCTGCTCACCACCCTGGGCAGCGCCCTGTGGAACACGGCCTTCGTCCTGGCCGGCTACTTCCTGGGCGCCAACTGGACGGAGGTGACGGCGATCGCCTCGACGTACTCGAAGATCGTCCTGGGGGCGGCAGCCCTGGCCCTGCTGGCATTCGCGCTGGCCCGCTTCCAGAAGGGGCGCAGCGACAGCCGCCGCGCGGGGGCGCGGGGCTCTGACACATGCGGCTCCGCCGCGCAGGCGCGACAAGCCACGGACCACCCGCAGCCCGCCGACCACAGCTCCCCCACCCCCTGA
- a CDS encoding HAD family hydrolase, which yields MPGPRVLVASDLDRTLIYSAAALALTMPDARAPRLLTVEVHESRPLSYMTETAAGLLAELGDAAVFVPTTTRTRKQYQRINLPGPEPTYAICANGGHLLVDGVTDVAWHERVTARLADECAPLAEVRDHLEATADPAWVRKHRIAEDLFVYLVVERELLPEEWVKDLAVWAENRGWTVSLQGRKIYAVPKPLTKSAAMREVARRTGVELTLAAGDSLLDADLLLAADRAWRPGHGELADEGFVGPAVSALPERGVLAGERILREFLRASRGR from the coding sequence ATGCCGGGTCCTCGGGTTCTCGTCGCGAGCGATCTCGACCGTACGCTCATCTACTCGGCCGCCGCGCTCGCGCTGACCATGCCGGACGCGCGGGCGCCCCGGCTGCTCACCGTCGAGGTGCACGAGAGCCGGCCGCTGTCCTACATGACGGAGACGGCCGCGGGGCTGCTCGCCGAGCTGGGGGACGCGGCGGTGTTCGTGCCGACGACGACCCGGACACGGAAGCAGTACCAGCGGATCAATCTGCCGGGGCCGGAGCCGACGTACGCGATCTGCGCCAACGGTGGGCATCTGCTGGTGGACGGCGTCACGGACGTCGCCTGGCACGAGCGGGTCACCGCCCGGCTCGCGGACGAGTGTGCGCCGCTCGCCGAGGTGCGGGACCACCTGGAGGCCACGGCGGACCCGGCGTGGGTGCGCAAGCACCGGATCGCGGAGGATCTGTTCGTCTATCTCGTCGTCGAGCGCGAGCTGCTTCCCGAGGAGTGGGTGAAGGATCTCGCGGTGTGGGCCGAGAACCGGGGCTGGACCGTGTCCCTCCAGGGGCGCAAGATCTACGCCGTGCCGAAGCCGTTGACCAAGAGCGCGGCGATGAGGGAGGTCGCGCGGCGGACCGGGGTGGAGCTGACGTTGGCCGCGGGGGACTCCCTGCTGGACGCGGATCTGCTGCTCGCCGCGGATCGGGCCTGGCGGCCAGGGCACGGCGAGCTGGCGGACGAGGGGTTCGTGGGGCCTGCGGTGAGTGCGCTGCCCGAGCGGGGTGTGCTGGCCGGGGAGCGGATTCTTCGGGAGTTCCTGCGGGCCTCGCGGGGGCGCTGA